The nucleotide sequence TACTACATTGTGGTGTGACCAGTGAGCATAATATGCTTCCTACTGTGTATACACGAGATTGGATGAGTaagagtttgggctatgttggttaCAACCTTGCTAGTTGGAAAAAGAAAACCCATTCCTTTAAGGTCGGTTGACAATTTCAAGAATGCTGGAAAAGATTTAGATGCTTTGCTGTGTGCTCTGAAGTCTACAAGTTATATCGCAGATATTCTTGAAGTATATGATGATGAAAATTGAATTGCTAATGAGCCAACAAAAAATATGATGGAAATTATGGCAGTCCTGTGCCTTTTTTCTTGTTGTTGGATTTGTTTGAAGCTTTCTGTTCAGATTTTTTAAATGCATTCCATTTGAAGTTCACCAAATTTGGTTCATTGCATTCTTGTGGCTGACTATAGATCTGCTCACTGCAGAACTTCGATGAGGTTTTGGTGCCTGCTGATCATGTAAGCAGGAGTTATAATGATACATACTATGTTAATGCGGAAACCGTCTTAAGGTGCCATACAAGTGCTCATCAGGCAGAGCTACTGAGGGAAGGACACAGCCATTTTCTTGTAACTGGGGATGTCTATCGTAGAGACtccattgattcaactcattatcCTGTGTTTCATCAGGTTTTTGTCCATTGAAAGATTAAAGATCATAGACCTTATGTGGATATATGCGATTTCTTATTTTGAGCATCCAGCATATAGATGGAAGGGGTTCGCGTCTTCTCTCCCGACGAGTGGAAGGATTCTGGAACTGATGCAACATCTTATGCCGCCATGGATTTGAAGAAATGTCTTGAGGGTTTGGCAAGGCATCTTTTTGGTATTTGGAATCCGCGacattttcatttttgtttaaatTTAACCAGAGatgcataattataattttaagatATGTAACTTGGAGTCCCAAGTCTAAACGTGCCTTAATGTGCAGGTGCTGTGGAGATGCGGTGGGTTGATACTTATTTTCCATTCACCAATCCATCATTTGAGTTAGAGATTTATTTCCAGGTTTGTTGCCTTTTGCCAGATCTATTTGATGGATCCTGCCATTGTCTTCCTCTAAACTTTCTTCTTAGAGCTGTATTTTATGAGCAGATGATTTAATTAACTGGATCATTAGTTAAAATGCTTTGAGATTCTTAAAAATCAACTCTTGTTAACTTATGAATTAGATTCATTAATATCTACTTTGAAGTAAGCTTTTTGTTGAATGATACCTAGACCTAGTTCGTCTGAGTCGAGTAAGTTGTCATCCCTAGCTCATTTTAGGAATGACGATTGTGTAGAGCATGGTTTGATGTACCATCCAGAATTGTATGAAACACATGTAAATATCACCTTGCTTGAGCTCTATGTGAGTGAACTGAACTTAGTTACATAAATTTCTATCTGAATTCATCCCAAACTCAAACTATAGGGTAGCCAAACCCGGTTTAAGCAGATCCGATATTCTTAAAGTCATTGAAAAAATCCAACAGCTGCCATCCCTAACCTAATTCAAATAACAAATACAAGCTGAAGAAGGAGCAAACTTAGAGCAAGGCTTCTTGTTTAAGAAATTCAAGTACTTTCCAGCATTTATTTCTCGTCTCTTCTCATTTTTCGAATCCGACTTTTCATATTTCTTATGATGTGTTAATTTGCAGCTTATAATTGCGTTCCTGTTGATGTGTTTTTAGGAGAATTGGATGGAAGTGTTAGGGTGTGGAGTGACTGAACAAGACATACTCACAAGAAATGGTAGGAAGGACTCTGTTGCATGGGCATTCGGGCTTGGGTTAGAAAGACTTGCGATGGTTCTCTTTGATATACCAGATATTAGGCTTTTCTGGTCCACAGATCAGCGGTTTACATCACAAGTATGTATTATTCTGGCTTTGCTTCTTCTTATTATAACCGATGCtagtatttttttgtttttgttagaaGTATGTTCTTTGCTTTGATGTATAACCATTCCATGATCTCCATGTTTCTCACAAATGATGTTAGATCGTATGTATCATCATAATTTTCGACCAAGAATCAGATGTCATGTGACACTTGTAACCTTTTACTGTAAAACCAATAGGATCCAGATgtcatgctgatttttttttttttcttagctaGAACTTTGTGCTTTGCATCGACTTGTAACCACTCCATGATCTCCATATTTCTTATATGTGATGTTAGATTATAAATGTCATCATAATTTTTGACTGAGATTTAGAGGTTATGCGATGTTACACTGGTAACCTTTTTACCATTAAATCCAATAGGATCTAATGTCTTATTGGAAACATGTGTCACAAGCATGATAAAACACATATTTAGAGAATGATTGCAACAGATCATGAAAGTTTACAAGTTTGAGGAACACACGTGGTAAAAGTATTGGGGAGTGGTGTCCATGAACCTGAACAGTGTCAATTAACTAGAGATTGTTTATGTGAGAAAGGTTGCAGACTTGGATGATCTATTAGAGAAATAAGGACTGCATTAGTGCTTTGATGATCATGTTAAGCTTCATAAGTAATAGTAATACACCGAGTGAACTCCTACTCGACACTTAGTGTAAACACTCATGATAGCACTAAGATGTAAGAACAAAGATCACACATCTTAGTTGATATTAAAGTCTGATCCAAATTTGAGAAACATGATTTTGCATCAATCGATTTAAATTgcagatatcattattgtttttaGATGTATAAGTTAGAAATTACCTTTGATTAACAGCTACTAAGCTAATactgttaaaaaaaaattttcttccatgGTGTCAATGTGTCATGTTCATGTAAAATATGCTGCCAAACTTAGATTGAGTCTTCCATTCTAAGCTCTATTGATGTCATGCCGAAAAGGAATTGGCACCTGCCATGTGAATCCAATAACTTTTCGGCACCTGTCATTTGATTCTAATTTGAGCTTGAATCATTGGTCGAAAATGTTTAATCCCAAATTAACAATGATCCACTCGTTAAGTCTTATTAGTCAATTCATATCTTCAACAACTAAACTTTTAAGGTATTACTTTTGCAAATGAGTCAAGGCATGCAAACCAACACAAAGATATTTGCAGCCAGCAGTCCTTCATTGAATGGCCATATTTGTGCCATAAGATGCTCTATAAGATACACTTAAGAATTAAAGAACTCTGATTTGCTAAAATTGGTTTCTATTAGTTGCTAAGCTTTAAGCTTCGTGTAATTCATTTGATCTACTGACTCCTTTGTACAGTTCTCAGAGGGCAAGCTTGGTGTTAAGTTCAAACCATTTTCGAAGGTAATCACACTGCTACTTGAACTTAATAGCTCACtctacaccttttttttttttttttttcgggtcAGTGGAAGACATAGATACTGGTTTTCCTTTTTGCTATTTTTCTTTGTCCAGAGTCGGTGTACGAATATCTGAAGCATTTTCACAGTTTTGAAATATGTCTTTGGGATACTAACATATTTCTAAGTCGGAATTATGAAGATTAAAATTACGTTCACCCAAAAGATCAAAAACAAAATTCTAAGATTCACACATTAGATACTAAAATAAATTGCTAAGCAGCATGAAGGAGACAACAGTTTATTGTTTTTCCTTAAGTGGTATTCTTTGAAACTCATAAAAAACTTGATGTCTTTTGCAGTTTCCTCCCTGTTATAAGGATATTAGTTTTTGGATCAGTGATTCCTTCACCGAGAACAACTTATGTGAAGTTGTTCGAGGAGTTGCCGGGGATCTTGTAGAGGAGGTATGATACAAGTGACATTTTTTTGCTGTTCTATTTGTTCATCTTCTTATCAGTCCTTCTCaaattaaagataaatttaaaggaTGATTTACATAGCAAAAAGTTAAATTGATGCACAAGATTTAATTTCGTGGAAAGGCAATTGGAAGAAGCTAAGCAAAGTATTGTACTTCTAAGAGTCTAGATTGGTACACTTTGATGAAGTCAAACATTCGAGCAATAGAGGTCTAATGTGTATAAATGACAGCATTACATCTAATTACTATTATTTGTACCAAGGAATGAGAAGCCCTAGTTGACAAAACAGACAAACCCAACCTAGCTGGTGAGTTGAGTTGTGCTATCCAAGGGAACCGACAAGCCCTAAACCATCTTTGGTATGAGAGGAAGAAGATTCTTTGGTGTGTATCGATGTCTCGAAGactcgaagaggaagaagaagaagaggaaggggtgGTGAAAGATGACGATggtgaaggagaaggaagaaggaatagggagggaggaggcggtggaggaggaagaggagatggttgaggaggagaagcatATCAGGTGGTAGGTTTGTTGAGGAGAAGCAATAGGGATAATCCACGTATCAGTCCAGGCACATACCCATGGTGAAACGAACTATGTTATACTGTCAACTGAGAACTGTCTTGCTTTGCTCAACATTTGAAGTTCTTGCCTCTGCAGGTGAAGTTGATCGACAATTTCACCAACAAAAAGGGTATGACCAGCCAGTGTTATAGAATCACATACAGGTCGATGGAACGATCACTTACGGACGAGGAGATAAACCAGTTGCAGGTATGGAGAATGAATATTTGTGTCTTTAAGGATGTGTGCTTGTCGATCGACAACTGATGTATCCATACTAATTTTTTCATGCAGTGGAATGTCAGGGAAGCAGTGCAGGTCAAGTTGTATGTCACACTAAGATAAAAACTGAAGTCCGTCAGCTCTATACATACTAGGAAAACATTTGTAACAGAGGACTGACTCTACACTGCATAAACCCTGTGTTACACTTACATGATTGATGACTATATCAGATTTACTTTCACTTGTAGCTGTGCACACAATATTTCTAGTGCTTACTATTGTCGTGCACAATTGCAACTAACGAAAGTGTAATATCCTAATTTAATCCAACATTTTAAGTGAGAATTGACTTTGAATGAATTTACGGGGGATTATATACCGTTCTATTTACCAAATGACTTTGTAAATCTGTGATTCCAATAGGTTAATGAGCCAATTATTACATGGGATCAGATCAATCACGACAACAAGTGTGATGAAGCCTTCGAACAAAGGATTGATGTGTTTATTAGATTAAGAATTTAAATGTCAATCCAATACACATTTACCTAAAATAATGCCAGTAGTTTCAGTATATTACCCATCTTTGCCTTGACAAAGTAAATATCCATCATCACTTAAAAGATGCTTATTACCGAATTACTTCTTGGACGAATATATATATCTCATGCAACTGAAAGTAAAATTTAGTAACGGTAACAAAATCCATGAAGAACTCAATTTATCTGGCAAGGAAGCAACTCCACGTATAAATATACTCTGAAAACCTTGATTACTACTACAAAAGTTCCATGGCATATGTAACAAGGAACGATCTGAAGCATGCTTTAGATTATACTGTACGGAGATAAAACTGCTGAGATAGTATGTATATAGACACATCTAATGTCAGAGAATTAAGTAAAATCATAATTTAGCAAAAATGAATACAGACCAGAACTGATTCGTGAAATCACCTGGCGCATGTTAAGGGAATTATGCACATTTGTTCTCGGGAAGAAACTGGTCACAGCCTTTGTGTCTTAGCCGTGTAGTTGACCGGGTTTGTTTGATGTGATCCGCAAAGAGTTGATGCCTGTAGATGACAGGAACAAAAAAAAGGTGTAGGGTCAGAAATTTTGTTGGCTAAAATTCAATGTTTCAGGAAAAAAGAACTTAAGAAGTACTGACCTTTCATATTCTAGCTTCTGGATTACTATACCATTGAGTAAAAGCTCCGAGCTGAAAATGCCGGCTCCTTTACATAGAATTCAACTATGGTAAGCTGTTGGATCTCTGATTGTATAAGCCCAATTCAGCTTAAATGTCaataaacatgacaaacaataCCTTTCTCAAGGAGAGGTATGCAAATGTTGTAATCTTCTTCACAAGAAATAACCAAAAGATCATCCGGTACTTTATCTTGTTTCATTTCAGATCTCCCGATTCTCTTGAGTGTCTACGTAAAATTTGACAAGTGAATAATGGATTAGTGAGTGTCAACAAGATCAGCAGCATGTCAATTATGCTGACTATTCTTTCCTGTCTATCCAagttagagaaaaaaaataacatattatGTTGTGAATGCCAGATGTGCATCACCTTACCACGAACAAATATTGAACAAATGCGGAAAATAGGTCGGATGCGTAGGCAAACAATTCAGGCCTCTCAGTGCATGCTAACCCACCATTACAAAGAACTTTAGAATAATGCTTCATTTCAGGCCTTTGCAGACATGTGGCCCCTCCGCCATTTCATGATATATGAGTTGTGTTATATACTTCCAATCTAAATCCCACCCCTTCAACATATTTGCAGTACCCTGGTTATTTCAGTCCTTTAGTTCAATAGTTTTTAAATAGTTATATTGGGAACTAAAAAAAGGTTTTGTTGTTCAAGAGTCGGGTTAATGAAAAGATGGAATAAACCAAGGTATTCAAAAGTTGTACACAAAGTTCAAATGTTTGGCTCATGAATTTATGATTTCTGTAAAGAGTAAAAAAGCATTCTCAAGCTAATTTATTAGCAAAAAACATAATCATGACATGGTTAACTAACTAATTAGATCCCAATTATGCAACACAAGAAAATACAACTACTGCTGTCACTTACTTCCACCCTCTACAGACTGGTGCAAATTt is from Musa acuminata AAA Group cultivar baxijiao chromosome BXJ3-8, Cavendish_Baxijiao_AAA, whole genome shotgun sequence and encodes:
- the LOC103995588 gene encoding phenylalanine--tRNA ligase, chloroplastic/mitochondrial, whose translation is MLIPRSSSCCARALRLSTHHHAIHMAVPSLLSSFCHLFPRGHGFKPFPQFLSSSCSGSPLSSLSSVPSPKPNKRVKTLVAAALLEIGGVKIAKDDVVRENDPTNNVPDNIFSKIGLQLHRRDNHPIGILKNAIYEYFDTNYASKFVKFDDLCPIVSVQQNFDEVLVPADHVSRSYNDTYYVNAETVLRCHTSAHQAELLREGHSHFLVTGDVYRRDSIDSTHYPVFHQMEGVRVFSPDEWKDSGTDATSYAAMDLKKCLEGLARHLFGAVEMRWVDTYFPFTNPSFELEIYFQENWMEVLGCGVTEQDILTRNGRKDSVAWAFGLGLERLAMVLFDIPDIRLFWSTDQRFTSQFSEGKLGVKFKPFSKFPPCYKDISFWISDSFTENNLCEVVRGVAGDLVEEVKLIDNFTNKKGMTSQCYRITYRSMERSLTDEEINQLQWNVREAVQVKLYVTLR